A region of Dioscorea cayenensis subsp. rotundata cultivar TDr96_F1 chromosome 5, TDr96_F1_v2_PseudoChromosome.rev07_lg8_w22 25.fasta, whole genome shotgun sequence DNA encodes the following proteins:
- the LOC120261982 gene encoding WD repeat-containing protein ATCSA-1-like, with the protein MWKEVRAREEGALPPNSFASRIRSRRTSSLELSQRKEIVSPHHGAVNSLQVDLIEGRYLLSGASDASAAAFDVQHATDREGNGLIAKHKSLFVVDKQLEFGHKYAISSVLWYPVDTGLFVTGSLDHHVKVWDTNSVQVVMDFKMPGKVYGMAMSAIATTHMLIAAGSEDVQVRLCDIASGAFTHTLSGHRDGVMSLEWSASSEWILMTGGCDGAIRFWDIRRAGCFLVLDQSRSQLGRRPPLSTNTVKKGLTSRMASSGQYSAKGLVSQRKSSLGNTMKQLPSLRKGNFLSKGSTVQRLHPGMTSGQNRATAHYGAVTGLKATGDGMYLISSGSDSRLRLWDIESGCNTLVNFEAMRLQTSKGMKLAVNDDSSLVFTPCMATVKAYDVWTGTVKKTFHGHYESVNCCHFSSLDQELYTGSNDRQILVWSTPPAAFEEQDGEKVCSTDQDNWSD; encoded by the exons ATGTGGAAGGAGGTCAGGGCCAGGGAAGAGGGCGCGTTACCCCCCAATTCATTCGCCAGCCGCATCCGCTCCCGCCGTACTTCCTCACTTGAGCTTTCCCAACGCAAAGAGATCGTCAGCCCTCACCATGGTGCCGTGAATTCACTTCAG GTTGATTTGATCGAAGGTCGGTATCTGTTATCCGGGGCATCGGATGCTTCAGCGGCTGCTTTTGATGTCCAGCATGCTACCGATCGTGAAGGGAATGGCCTTATTGCAAAGCACAAGAGTCTCTTCGTTGTTGACAAGCAGCTTGAGTTTGGGCACAAGTATGCTATTTCTTCTGTTCTCTGGTATCCTGTGGATACGGGCCTCTTCGTTACTGGTTCGTTGGATCATCATGTCAAAGTCTGGGATACGAATTCGGTTCAA GTGGTCATGGATTTTAAGATGCCTGGAAAGGTTTATGGCATGGCTATGTCAGCAATTGCTACAACACACATGCTTATTGCTGCTGGAAGTGAAGACGTTCAAGTTCGTTTATGTGACATTGCTTCTGGGGCATTCACTCATACACTTTCTGGTCATCGTG ATGGAGTTATGTCACTGGAATGGTCAGCCTCCAGTGAGTGGATTTTGATGACAGGAGGTTGTGATGGTGCAATACGATTCTGGGATATAAGGCGTGCAGGGTGTTTCCTTGTGCTAGATCAGTCACGATCTCAGTTAGGAAGACGACCCCCATTGTCTACCAACACAGTGAAGAAG GGGCTAACATCAAGGATGGCCTCTTCTGGGCAGTATTCtgccaagggccttgtgagtcAGAGAAAGTCTTCTCTTGGAAATACCATGAAGCAGCTGCCCTCTCTGCGTAAAGGTAACTTTCTAAGCAAAGGGTCTACAGTACAGAGGCTACATCCTGGCATGACATCAGGTCAAAACCGTGCAACTGCTCATTATGGAGCTGTTACTGGACTGAAAGCAACTGGAGATGGCATGTATCTTATCAGTTCAG GGTCAGATTCAAGATTAAGGCTGTGGGATATTGAATCTGGGTGCAATACATTGGTGAACTTTGAGGCAATGCGTCTACAGACCAGCAAAGGAATGAAGTTGGCCGTCAATGATGACTCCTCCCTTGTATTTACTCCCTGCATGGCAACGGTCAAG GCCTACGACGTGTGGACTGGAACAGTAAAGAAGACATTTCATGGGCATTATGAATCTGTGAACTGCTGCCATTTTAGTTCTCTTGATCAG GAGCTGTATACCGGAAGCAATGATAGGCAAATTCTCGTTTGGTCTACTCCTCCTGCTGCATTTgag GAGCAAGACGGGGAAAAGGTGTGCTCCACAGACCAAGATAACTGGAGCGACTGA
- the LOC120261285 gene encoding LOW QUALITY PROTEIN: flagellar radial spoke protein 5 (The sequence of the model RefSeq protein was modified relative to this genomic sequence to represent the inferred CDS: deleted 1 base in 1 codon), with translation MSLYSVHPRLPCGSSGLRSDQWRSDHRRKPIMCVRTVEKSARVATVSNGDDSLVICRVLNGMWQTSGGWGRIDRDDAVEAMLRHADGGLTTFDMADHYGPAEDLYGIFINRVRRERPPELLEEIKGLTKWVPPPVKMTSGFVRENINISRKRMDVAALDMLQFHWWDYNNSGYLDALKHLTDMKEEGKIKTVALTNFDTERLHTILENGIPVVSNQVQHSIVDMRPQQRMAELCQLTGVKLITYGTLMGGLLSEKFLDANITIPFAGPPLNTPSLQKYKRMVDAWGGWNLFQVLLQILNKIASKHGVSIPTVAVRYILDQPSVAGSMVGVRLGLSEHIQDTNAVFSLTLDEEDVDNIDEVRKKGRNLMELIGDCGDEYRRA, from the exons ATGTCTTTGTATTCCGTCCACCCCCGTCTTCCTTGCGGGAGCTCCGGCTTGAGATCGGATCAATGGAGGAGCGACCACCGAAGGAAGCCCATCATGTGCGTGCGCACGGTGGAGAAGAGTGCACGAGTGGCGACAGTGAGCAAC GGTGATGATTCGCTCGTCATTTGCCGCGTTCTCAATGGGATGTGGCAAACAAGCGGCGGATGGGGTCGCATCGACCGAGATGACGCCGTTGAGGCCATGCTCCGCCATGCCGATGGGGGCCTCACCACCTTCGACATGGCCGATCATT ATGGGCCTGCTGAGGATTTGTATGGCATCTTCATCAATAGAGTTCGTCGGGAACGACCTCCAGAGCTTCTTGAAGAGATTAAGGG TCTCACAAAGTGGGTGCCACCTCCTGTCAAGATGACAAGTGGTTTTGTGCGTGAGAATATCAATATTTCGAGGAAGAGAATGGATGTTGCTGCCTTGGATATGCTTCAATTTCATTG GTGGGATTACAACAATTCTGGATACCTCGATGCCTTGAAACACTTGACAGATATGAAAGAAGAAG GTAAAATAAAGACAGTGGCTTTAACTAATTTTGATACTGAAAGGTTGCATACTATCCTGGAAAATGGGATTCCAGTAGTTAGCAATCAG GTCCAGCACTCAATAGTAGACATGCGTCCACAGCAAAGAATGGCAGAACTCTGTCAACTTACTGGAGTGAAACTTATAAc ATATGGAACTCTAATGGGGGGTTTACTGTCTGAAAAATTTTTAGATGCCAATATAACGATTCCCTTTGCTGGCCCGCCTTTAAATACCCCATCTCTGCAGAAGTATAAGAGG ATGGTTGATGCTTGGGGAGGTTGGAATTTGTTCCAAGTTCTACTCCAAATCTTGAACAAGATAGCATCAAAACATGGGGTCTCCATTCCAACAGTAGCTGTCAGATACATACTGGATCAG CCATCGGTTGCGGGATCCATGGTTGGTGTAAGACTGGGCTTGTCGGAAcatattcaagatacaaatgcTGTGTTTTCACTTACTTTAGATGAAGAGGATGTAGACAACATAGATGAGGTAAGAAAGAAGGGGAGAAATTTGATGGAATTGATCGGTGACTGCGGTGATGAGTACAGACGGGCATGA
- the LOC120261284 gene encoding pentatricopeptide repeat-containing protein At2g03380, mitochondrial-like, with the protein MPSILLSISPCNSPSIAHKLHHHNKKKKKKKNHYNKLRRNQTSDTTDNVQSFQQYVRTGRMHDARVQFDAKSKRTLVEYTTLMSGYILHGHSMEAMLLLHDMLHLPFSFVLDPFAVSASLRACASTGSLHCGQELHCLVLKMGYFEDLFVANALVYMYSDCGSLSDAELVFREIKQPDLVSWSSMLSGYMKNGRDKQVLRLIGEMSVAGVQFDAFVLSIALKVAANLGVVATGMQLHCYTVKMGLDSCTFLMNSLMDFYGRSCRLSEMRKVFDGLFHKDLVSWNTAISCYTDDHQSYEALDLFHLLMLEGFECDDYTLGSVLQAVTDLSSLDHGREIHGYVIKAGFWCNSYVISALLVMYIECNDNNSLLPLKLFRYLYAIGEEELLDGFVMASILKFCASRMDLEIGKMIHSCILKQGMKTNPFVSSSLVDMYAKCGIPEASLWVFAGIAEPGVVSWSAIIAGQCSNGRFQEALHLFQAMQSDSVKANEFTLTAAIQACAALRDLRSGKEIHCSLIRAGYSSNASVLNSLIGFYFEIRQPQQALNLWTLSCEDDNPWNSLMRAFSKLIDNGSIIKLLTDIHRSNSQINASLAYYVLDACRSPSLLHADVDQ; encoded by the exons ATGCCATCAATCCTGCTTTCCATCTCTCCATGCAATTCACCATCTATTGCTCACAAGCTCCATCAccataacaagaagaagaagaagaagaagaaccattACAACAAGCTTAGAAGAAACCAAACCTCTGACACCACTGACAATGTTCAAAGCTTCCAGCAATACGTGCGCACAGGCCGCATGCACGATGCTCGTGTTCAGTTTGATGCGAAGTCGAAGAGGACTCTGGTCGAGTACACAACACTCATGTCCGGTTACATACTTCATGGGCATTCAATGGAAGCAATGCTCTTGCTTCATGATATGCTCCACTTGCCATTCTCCTTTGTTCTTGATCCTTTTGCTGTGTCTGCTTCGCTTCGTGCTTGTGCTTCCACAGGTAGCCTTCACTGTGGACAGGAGCTCCATTGTTTGGTGTTGAAGATGGGCTACTTTGAGGACTTGTTTGTGGCCAATGCTCTTGTCTATATGTATTCAGATTGTGGATCACTGAGTGATGCTGAGCTTGTTTTTAGGGAGATCAAACAGCCTGATTTGGTTTCATGGAGTTCCATGCTCAGTGGGTACATGAAGAATGGGCGTGATAAGCAAGTGTTAAGGCTTATCGGAGAAATGAGCGTGGCCGGAGTCCAGTTTGATGCTTTTGTTCTCTCTATTGCTCTCAAGGTGGCTGCAAACCTTGGGGTTGTTGCAACTGGGATGCAGCTTCATTGCTACACTGTTAAAATGGGTCTTGATTCTTGTACTTTCTTGATGAACTCTCTCATGGATTTCTACGGGAGAAGTTGCAGATTGAGTGAAATGAGGAAGGTGTTTGACGGATTGTTTCACAAGGATTTGGTCTCTTGGAACACTGCCATCTCATGCTATACTGATGATCACCAAAGTTATGAAGCTCTGGATCTATTCCACTTGTTGATGTTAGAAGGCTTTGAATGTGATGACTATACATTGGGCAGTGTTTTGCAGGCAGTCACTGATTTGAGTTCTCTGGATCATGGGAGGGAGATTCATGGCTATGTGATCAAAGCTGGTTTCTGGTGTAATAGTTATGTGATCAGTGCACTCCTTGTTATGTACATTGAGTGCAATGATAACAATAGTTTGCTTCCTCTTAAACTTTTCAGATACTTGTACGCAATAGGTGAGGAGGAACTCCTTGATGGGTTTGTTATGGCTAGCATTCTCAAGTTCTGTGCTTCCAGAATGGATCTAGAAATAGGAAAGATGATTCATTCCTGCATTCTGAAACAGGGAATGAAGACTAACCCCTTCGTAAGTAGCTCACTGGTTGACATGTACGCCAAGTGTGGGATCCCAGAAGCATCTCTTTGGGTGTTTGCAGGAATCGCAGAACCAGGTGTAGTTTCATGGTCTGCGATCATAGCCGGGCAATGTTCAAATGGCCGGTTTCAAGAAGCTCTGCATCTCTTTCAGGCAATGCAGTCAGACAGTGTCAAAGCTAATGAATTCACTCTAACTGCTGCCATTCAGGCTTGTGCAGCATTAAGAGACCTTAGAAGTGGAAAGGAGATTCATTGCAGCCTAATCAGAGCTGGATATTCATCAAATGCTTCTGTTTTAAACTCTCTTATTGGCTTCTACTTCGAGATCAGACAACCCCAGCAAGCTCTAAATCTATGGACATTATCTTGTGAAGATGATAATCCATGGAATTCCTTGATGCGAGCTTTTTCTAAACTTATTGATAATGGAAGCATAATCAAGCTTCTTACTGACATTCACCGCTCAAACTCGCAGATCAATGCATCGCTGGCATATTATGTTCTGGATGCTTGCAGGAGTCCATCACTTCTCCATGCAG ATGTGGATCAATAG
- the LOC120261286 gene encoding uncharacterized protein LOC120261286, producing the protein MDVDSQQTMEETILVGDDLMLGPPSPIIPPEIATHVLEGVDLCDGILRNLFLCLQINDIEPFCQDEIVLYRQCAEKRDKELRRRLQDSERKLGLSMPIDEAKGRAAQLQSEVTNLERRMILASGMEGMEGFRQRWSFHGRLEDTKKRLEALNNGMSKRISEEASKTPEGVTGKRRWFFW; encoded by the exons ATGGACG TCGATTCTCAGCAAACAATGGAGGAAACTATTTTGGTTGGTGATGATCTTATGTTGGGACCGCCATCTCCAATCATTCCTCCAGAGATTGCAACTCATGTCCTTGAAGGTGTTGATTTATGTGATGGAATTTTGAGAAATTTGTTCTTGT GTCTGCAAATCAATGACATTGAACCATTTTGTCAAGATGAGATTGTATTATATCGGCAGTGTGCAGAGAAGAGG GACAAGGAGCTGAGGCGACGTCTACAAGATAGTGAGCGTAAATTGGGCCTATCAATGCCTATTGACGAAGCAAAGGGAAGAGCTGCTCAGCTTCAATCTGAAGTCACTAACCTGGAGAG GCGCATGATCCTTGCAAGTGGTATGGAGGGTATGGAAGGATTTCGCCAGCGCTGGAGTTTCCATGGCCGTCTTGAGGACACCAA GAAAAGATTGGAAGCCCTAAATAATGGGATGTCGAAGAGGATCTCCGAAGAGGcaagcaagacccctgaaggAGTCACAGGGAAACGGAGATGGTTTTTCTGGTAG
- the LOC120262393 gene encoding histidine-containing phosphotransfer protein 2-like, translating to MASVNYKEQLAALVDSMLQEGLLDEQFTQLQTLQDETSPGFVAEVIAMFCGDTGTVFNEIETIMNQAVIDFQNVDPLVHRLKGSSCTVGAPKMKLACVQYRQFRDANDRQGCLSAVNLIKDEYNILRNKFETMLNLERMIQAGGTNKPNGK from the exons ATGGCGTCCGTGAACTACAAGGAGCAGCTTGCAGCGCTGGTGGACTCCATGCTCCAAGAG ggtttgctgGATGAGCAGTTCACGCAGCTGCAGACATTGCAAGATGAGACCAGCCCTGGCTTTGTTGCGGAGGTGATCGCCATGTTTTGCGGTGATACTGGGACGGTTTTCAATGAGATTGAGACTATCat GAATCAGGCTGTGATTGATTTCCAAAATGTGGATCCTCTTGTTCATCGTCTGAAAGGAAGTAGCTGCAC CGTTGGAGCTCCGAAGATGAAACTGGCGTGCGTTCAGTATCGTCAGTTCCGTGATGCAAACGACCGCCAGGG GTGTCTGAGTGCTGTGAATTTGATCAAAGATGAATATAATATTCTGCGAAACAAATTTGAGACCATGCTGAAT CTGGAGAGGATGATTCAAGCCGGTGGCACCAACAAGCCAAATGGAAAGTAA
- the LOC120261513 gene encoding uncharacterized protein LOC120261513, protein MPEQYKSFVHEIPKDIVMHLQNEREFNPDTIKGPRDEDDDDHTKEVEGFEKLYPRKVRCRLSFYPKCYYVSLPCPPQCPQSCLMDCTLCKPICQCNRPGAVCQDPRFIGGDGITFYFHGRKDKDFCLVTDSNLHINAHFIGKHNPTSASKRRDFTWVQSLAILFNNHKLFIGAKKINTTLWDDTIDQLELYFNEHSITLNSNEGAVWESMSDPRVFITRTRVSNGVKLEVEGKVEILALVVPVTQEESKVHKYNVGKDESLAHLDLGFKLYGVSEKVDGVLGRTYRKDYKSRAKMGVAMPVLGGDREFVSSGLFSTDCLVSQFNATATS, encoded by the exons ATGCCTGAACAATATAAGTCCTTTGTTCACGAGATTCCCAAAGACATTGTTATGCACTTGCAAAATGAACGTGAATTCAATCCTGACACTATAAAAGGACCaagagatgaagatgatgatgatcacaCCAAGGA AGTTGAAgggtttgaaaaattatatccaAGGAAGGTGAGATGCAGGCTGAGTTTCTACCCAAAATGCTATTATGTCTCTTTACCATGTCCTCCACAATGCCCACAGAGTTGCTTAATGGACTGCACCCTCTGCAAGCCAATCTGCC AATGCAATAGACCTGGTGCTGTTTGCCAGGACCCACGCTTCATTGGCGGGGATGGCATCACCTTCTACTTCCATGGCCGGAAAGACAAAGACTTTTGCTTGGTGACTGACTCAAACCTCCACATCAACGCACATTTTATCGGCAAACATAACCCGACATCGGCCTCGAAACGACGTGACTTCACCTGGGTCCAATCCCTTGCTATCCTCTTCAATAATCATAAGCTCTTCATTGGTGCTAAAAAGATTAATACAACACTGTGGGATGACACTATTGATCAGCTTGAACTCTACTTCAATGAGCACTCTATAACTCTGAATTCAAATGAAGGTGCAGTGTGGGAGTCCATGAGTGATCCTAGAGTGTTTATTACTCGCACACGTGTGAGCAATGGAGTGAAGTTGGAAGTGGAAGGGAAGGTGGAGATCTTGGCTTTGGTTGTGCCAGTGACTCAAGAGGAGTCAAAGGTGCACAAGTATAATGTGGGGAAAGATGAGAGTTTGGCTCATTTGGATTTGGGGTTCAAGTTGTATGGTGTGAGTGAGAAGGTGGATGGAGTGCTTGGGAGGACTTATAGAAAGGATTATAAGAGCAGGGCTAAGATGGGAGTGGCAATGCCGGTGTTGGGTGGTGACCGTGAGTTTGTTTCTTCTGGTCTTTTTAGTACTGATTGCCTTGTGTCTCAGTTCAATGCAACTGCAACAAGCTAG
- the LOC120260418 gene encoding probable uridine nucleosidase 1, which produces MESFGDLNSNSHGHLEIGGQPLSKKEKVIIDTDPGIDDSMTILMAFQTPEIEILGLTTIFGNVSTEDATRNALLLCEIAGRSGLPVAQGSDEPLKRGKPRIADFIHGSDGLGNISLPPPKGKRIEKGAAEFLVDKVSEFPNEVSILALGPLTNLALAIKRDSSFASKVKRIVVLGGAFFASGNVNPAAEANIYGDPEAADIVFTCGADILVVGINITTQVCLKDSDLLELRNSKGRYAQLLCDMCQFYRDWHVKSDGVYGIFLHDPVCFAALVRPDLFSFKKGVVRVETQGICVGHTLMDQGLKNWNSSNPWSGYSPISVAWSVDVPRVILFVKELLMKP; this is translated from the exons ATGGAATCCTTTGGAGATTTGAATTCGAACTCACATGGGCATCTGGAGATCGGGGGACAACCACTTTCGAAGAAGGAAAAAGTCATCATCGATACGGATCCTGGGATCG ATGATAGCATGACTATTTTGATGGCTTTTCAAACACCAGAGATTGAGATTCTAGGTTTGACAACAATTTTTGGCAACGTCAGTACAGAAGATGCGACTCGCAATGCTCTGCTTTTG TGTGAGATTGCAGGGCGTTCTGGACTTCCGGTGGCACAAGGTAGTGATGAGCCTTTGAAG AGGGGGAAGCCACGAATTGCTGATTTTATTCATGGTTCTGATGGGTTGGGGAATATATCACTTCCCCCTCCTAAAGGAAAAAGGATCGAGAAAGGTGCCGCTGAATTTTTGGTTGACAAGGTTTCTGAGTTCCCAAATGAAGTATCTATACTGGCATTGGGACCTTTAACAAATTTAGCATTG GCCATCAAAAGGGACTCGTCCTTTGCTAGCAAGGTTAAGAGGATTGTTGTCCTTGGCGGGGCTTTCTTTGCATCTGGGAATGTGAATCCTGCTGCGGAAGCTAAT ATTTACGGGGACCCTGAAGCTGCTGATATTGTGTTCACATGTGGAGCAGATATTCTTGTTGTCGGAATAAATATCACCACCCAAGTTTGTTTAAAAG ATTCAGACCTCCTTGAGTTGAGAAACTCTAAAGGAAGATATGCGCAGCTCCTATGTGATATGTGCCAATTCTATAGGGATTGGCATGTAAAATCTGATGGTGTCTACG GTATTTTTCTGCACGACCCTGTTTGTTTTGCTGCACTGGTTCGACCggatttattttcatttaagaaGGGTGTTGTAAGAGTTGAGACACAAGGCATCTGTGTGGGACATACCCTAATGGATCAAGGATTGAAGAA CTGGAACAGCAGTAACCCATGGTCTGGCTATTCACCGATCTCAGTAGCATGGTCAGTTGATGTTCCCAGGGTTATTTTATTCGTTAAAGAGCTGCTCATGAAACCTTGA
- the LOC120262201 gene encoding transcription initiation factor TFIID subunit 12 — protein sequence MDANEPPAASSAPPSSEPPPPPSSTVAAPTPTPTTTPSQTSSSSAPATTEVPPPSTSTSSSAPIPPQSQQTQQSQTRPPVATSRPQGPFPHFSSHIPATSSAATSTAPIQRGGMAIGVPAHHPRPHQPGQTFFNPSTTFSQPYSGLHRPDQSSLSNAQARQPAPGIQTIGMIGSISSGSQMRLSGVAGQHPRLGQPTARSASPATSQSLSAQKFQTHGLARPPMASSNTPTSGAQTPQTLDQQWMAAQGKQLQASPSSQYRPQLKQQVPQQRPQLSQQHQHSLQSTLLQQQQQQQQQKNLPLHLQQMHQQQSALPNQSQEHNQQFLPSRSQQMLPPQQGARAHLSVQQKSNIPASLQSAAQTGPISSVVAPDPESGTQILSKRSIRDLVAQIDPSEKLDPEVEDVLVEIADDFIESITAFGCSLAKHRKSTTLEAKDILLHVERNWSMSLPGFSGDEIKCYKKPVINDIHKERLAVIKKSMVATGDSGNVKNPTSTQAAANSKSHAAKPPPA from the exons ATGGATGCGAACGAACCCCCAGCGGCGTCATCAGCGCCGCCCTCCTCCGAGCCTCCACCACCGCCCTCCTCCACGGTGGCGGCGCCGACGCCGACGCCGACGACTACTCCGTCTCAAACCTCATCCTCGTCCGCCCCTGCGACCACCGAAGTCCCGCCTCCATCCACCAGCACCTCCTCCTCCGCCCCCATACCGCCCCAATCGCAGCAAACACAGCAGTCTCAGACGAGGCCTCCAGTCGCCACTTCTCGGCCCCAGGGCCCTTTCCCCCACTTCTCGTCCCACATACCAGCCACCTCCTCTGCCGCCACTTCTACTGCTCCGATCCAGCGGGGCGGGATGGCAATTGGAGTTCCCGCCCACCATCCGAGACCCCATCAGCCAGGCCAGACCTTTTTCAACCCATCTACAACCTTCAGTCAGCCCTACTCTGGCCTTCATCGCCCCGACCAGTCCTCCTTGTCAAATGCCCAG GCCAGGCAACCTGCTCCTGGGATTCAGACCATTGGCATGATTGGTTCTATTAGCTCTGGTTCTCAGATGCGCTTGAGTGGAGTTGCTGGACAGCATCCACGGCTTGGTCAGCCAACAGCAAGATCAGCATCTCCAGCAACTAGTCAATCTTTAAGTGCCCAA aaATTTCAAACCCATGGTTTAGCAAGACCTCCAATGGCCTCTTCAAATACCCCAACATCTGGAGCACAAACTCCTCAAACTCTTGATCAACAATGGATGGCAGCCCAAGGAAAACAGTTGCAAGCATCTCCTTCCTCTCAATACAGGCCACAGTTGAAGCAACAGGTACCTCAGCAAAGGCCGCAGCTTTCCCAGCAACATCAGCATTCTTTACAGAGCACTTTACtacagcagcagcaacaacaacaacaacaaaagaatcTACCGCTGCATCTTCAACAAATGCATCAACAGCAGTCTGCTTTGCCAAATCAGTCACAAGAACACAATCAACAGTTCTTACCATCAAGAAGCCAACAAATGCTGCCACCACAGCAAGGTGCTCGTGCTCATTTGTCAGTTCAGCAGAAGTCAAATATTCCAGCATCATTACAGTCTGCTGCTCAAACGGGGCCTATTTCTTCAGTTGTTGCCCCAGATCCTGAATCTGGTACTCAGATTCTCAGCAAGAGAAGTATCCGTGACTTGGTGGCTCAG ATTGATCCATCCGAGAAGTTGGATCCTGAGGTTGAAGATGTTCTAGTGGAGATTGCTGATGATTTCATTGAATCT ATAACAGCATTTGGTTGCTCTTTGGCTAAGCATCGAAAATCTACCACACTGGAAGCAAAGGACATACTTCTTCATGTCG AGAGAAATTGGAGTATGTCACTCCCCGGGTTTAGTGGAGATGAGATTAAGTGCTATAAGAAACCT GTTATAAATGATATTCACAAGGAAAGACTTGCTGTG ATCAAGAAATCAATGGTAGCAACAGGCGATTCAGGGAATGTGAAAAACCCCACTTCTACACAAGCTGCAGCAAACTCCAAATCTCATGCTGCCAAACCACCTCCGGCCTGA